In Penaeus vannamei isolate JL-2024 chromosome 40, ASM4276789v1, whole genome shotgun sequence, the genomic stretch gtgggtgccAGGGTagtgataggaggagggggaaggggggacagggtagtgataggagggagagggaggggtgggggacagggttgtgataggaggagggaggagggagggggaagggtagtgataggaggaagggaaagggggacgggaTGGGGGGCAGGGTAGtgattggaggaggggagggggcaggcagggtaggggaaataggagggagaaagggaggggtggagggcagggtagtaggagggaaggataggagggagaggggggaacacggtagtaaaggaaagggggaggggaggcagggacatggtaagaaaaggagaggaaggaaggaaaggggagtggagggcagagggggggggaagggaaaagcggAGGGAAACAAGATAGTAttaagggaagggggaacaggaaagtaaaagggagaggagggaacagggaagtgaaagggaaaggggagaggaaaaggaagggaagggggaggaggatgacacGGTAGTAAAAGGGAAAgcggcaagggaagggaagggaagcggggaAGGGTAGTAAAAGGGAAAgcggcaagggaagggaagggaagcgaagggaagcggggaagggtagtaaaagggaaaggggcaaggggaggggaggcaaggtagtagtagtagcgagaaatggggaagaaaattataataagctTTTGATATATCCGTCGTGAAAGTTTTATTGGTATATTTCATTTGATATAAAGCGGTGTGGTGTATAATGGGATGTAATgagatataatttatttttttcgtacAATGTAGATAAATTTATGGATTAGTTGCTATATATACGATGTATTtatgatgatatgtgtgtgtatgtttgtgtgtgtgtgagagacagacagacagacagacagacagacagacagacagacagacagacagacagacagacagacagagaaagagagagagggagagggaaaaaagacatagagggaaagagaatgagagtgagtgtatgcgtgcatgtgtgtattatacaatacacattgatatatatctacacatcaaatctacatatgatatacatcttCGAGGACGAGAACAAAGACGAACTAACCACgaattagagaaaagaaaagaaaagaaaaaggcaggAAAATAGTCCTTATACACAGCTGCAGAGCTTCCATTGTATTCATAGTTGGGGAATGTGTtacgggaaagaaggagagagagaaagggaagacaaagaataaatatCTGctaaggggaaggagtaggaaaaggtggggaggagggagggagaggggggagagggggggacttGTCAAGAGGGAAGTGAGACGGCATTCCCCCACAccctttcttgttgttttgtttgtctttctctttctttatctctctctctctctctctctctctctctctctctctctctctctctctctctctctctctctctccctcccctccctccctccctccctccctccctccctccctctccctctctctctctctctctctctctctctctctctctctctctctctctctctctctctctctctctctctctctctctctctctctcttcctccttccctctctcttttcctccttctctccccttatctcccactccctctccctttcttttttcatccccccgcccctttctttcccacttccttcgcccatcttttatctccatctctctcttccccctccttccgtaCCCCAAGGTTAgaatgaatatgcaaattatgCGAAATATTACCAAAGTATAAAGAAAATGCCAACCACTCGGGATCCGGTGTTGCAGAATGAGTTAACAAGTTTGCAAAATATTTTTTACTTCTTAATTGTTTACGTCTTAATTTAAAGTTAAATTAATGCGGGTTTTCCACACATTCTTTTCGTTCAGTTGTCCAGTTTCGTGAAAATGcgattcattgttttttttcgcaGCATATCATTCTCTTGATTGCAATTGAGCAACGAATGCAGAGTAGGAAACACAACGTAATtgatgaaatggaatgaaaaaagggggaaaatcgaATCAGGTTGAGGTGCCGGTTCGTGCATATTTCGCCGGCGCGTGTtctatgaagaaggaaaaaatgtggaTTTTCAGAACTCTCACATGATTTTTAgtcatttcttttgtttcattaacAAATATTCATGTTAGTAAAGACATCGagcttttatatattttgtcaaTGTGCTTAagaatttatattttattctctGTCTTAAATACGAAATAAGTTGTTACGCATAACTGGCAACCTCTTTTCCGCCATATTGCTCTAGCTGGCTGCGTTCGTTTCCTTGACCTTGGCTTAAACTTTCGCTGCCCGtgttaactctttttttttataaaggggaagtgggggggggggaagcgctgGGGAAGTGGAATtgagggaggttagggggagagtgggggggaggatacAATCAAAGTAAGGAGGAATGCGAGAGGCTTTGTtggaggaaaaggtgaaagggggaggttagaggaaacggtgaaggggggaggttggagaaagggtgaaaggggtggggaggatggggagtaggaggggaggggaggagaaggagacgagaggagggaagaggaagggatcgaaggggggaagggaggctggggagttgggggatgtggggggaagaGTCTGGGGAGATATGATCAGGGTGAGGAcgcgagaaagggaggaggagagggagaaagggtgggtggaggtggtggtgggggtattattatctctctctttgaagggcggttgtgtatattttttttatttattttttttcatttattttattttattttttttttttttgaggagggggttGTGTTTGAAGGTAAGGGTAAAATGAGCAATTgccgggcggagagagagagagagagagagagagagagagagagagagagagagagagagagagagagagagagagagagagaggataaaagaagaatTGAGAGAACGCGAataatggaggggagaggaagcgataaggggttaggggagtggggtcagggtggggggggagttgaaGTAATTTCAAGCGAGATGTAGGTGAAGGTggctgggtggggggtggggggtggggagggggagggggtagaggttagGTGAAGAATGTGTATTGTTGacgattttattattgtttattttattttatttttatttttatccagtatgtgtatgagtgattattattatgtagaTTTcacctgttttattttatttattttttttttttctttaagtacaAGGAGCATTGtgtgttgattttgtttattgtgtCGTTGGCTatgtcaaaaaaataatataattaaaacaGAACTgtctgtgataaaaaaaaaaaaattgggatttTAAGATTTGTGTATTGTGTTGTTGGTGGCTTTTGTGGCCATGAAAAAAGGAGGTTTatgtgtgataaaaaaaatatgataataattgagaGATTTTTATCGGTTTGAAAGATCTTTTCCGTACCTTACGATATGTCAATTTTTTACGTTTTTAACAAGAGCATTTTTTCGCGacttttttgcctttattttctcctctattttatcttctcttttcttttatctccatctcctctctttctctttctctttctctttctctttctctttctctttctctttctttctctttctctttctctttctctttctctcttcttctctttctctctcttctctccctctctctctctctctctctctctctctctctctctctctctctctctctctctctctctcactctctctctctctctctctccctctccccctctccctcctcctctctctctctctccctccctccctcctcccctctctctctctccctctccctcctccctcctcccctctctctccttcctccctctctctccctccttccctctctcacctctctctctctctccctccttccctccttcgttcctctccctccctccctccctcctctccctccctccctccctcctccctcctccctccctccctccctcctccctccctcccctcctctctctctccctcccttccctccctcctctccccctctccctctctccccctctctcctcctctccccttctctatctcccttcccttccctcccctctctctctctctctcagtacgaGTAAAATGGAAATTTCCCAAAACGAGACACGAACAGAATGGACGGGGAAAACCAAGCCCATTTTTGTCTTGTTCGGAAAGCGGGTtttaggggtgagggtggggggagggggaggggatagagggggggtgggggggggggagggaaggggagtgggtggaggggaggggagggaggggtataagGGATAGGGGacagggatgggtagggagggagaaggggatgggagagagggcgggggaagggagagggatggcgagggaggggagggagaagagtggggaaggggggaggggggtgttatggTAATTCCATACTCGAGAATCtccaagaaaaatataaatgatttttCTCTTTAGCCACGAAAATGAAatactttttttccttgttaattcacatttcttcttccccccttttgcaatacagcagtttttttttctctctctctccctcttcaacaGAGACTTGAGACAGCTACGTTGTCTCAaagttgaaatagaaaaaaaagaaggggagagttgAGTGAGACgtcaagtgagaaaaaaaaaagaaaaaaaatagatactaaCATACGGCAGACGAAGGAAGAattaataaagaggaaaaaaggaagagaaggaaagtgagataaTAAAGTGACAATCACAAGAAGAATGATCGAAGTGCCAAGTGCCACGAAGAGGAAGACGAGCCACGTACATTAACGcctgacgccccccccccaccccctttcccccctcctcccccccatccccccaccggGTGAGAAAAGGTCATGGAGGGCTGCTGACCCTGAGGGATTTTGACCCAGGTGGAGGAGctggacaacccccccccctctctctctctctctttttctctctccctttttttcctatctccattttttttttataaccctcaatttatttttttacccctcatttattttatctatttctctctctctctctctttctctctgtgcctttctcttttttcttcaagtcccgaaagagagaaagaaatatagttttggatttttttcgaaAAATTTGGCGAATGtggaagagagaacaggaaagaacaattataacagttttgtgaacttttggctccgaagaaaagaaaagaaaaggtgttTGAAAAGGTaaattgaagaaggaaaaaaaaagtggggatacaaactgattaaaaaaaaaagagttaaatttCCACATTTCGGCCATTTACCCCCaacgaaaggaggaaaaggagaagaattaaagaaaagaaagaaaagagaacaccattttagtttctcttcctctctctctctttggaaaaCAGTCCAGGtaaaacaccccctcctcccctgtggttcaccccccccctctcactcacctcttcctcttcttactctccaATTTAacgttttcccctctttttcccctctaaaTTGAACACCTCtcgaccccaccccctcctttattcAGCCCACTCCCAATAACCCCAAATTAAGCCCACCCCCAATAACCCCCAATTAAgccccccacctccaacaacccccaattaaccccacccaacccaatcagcccacccaccccctagtactccccccaacccccaaccccctctaccccgcccatcccccgcccacccacgcccacccccgccaCCATGATGAACGGCATGGACCGCCCAGACTCGGGGAACCTGGAGAGCAACGTGGGTGCCTGCGCGCACGCCCACCAGCTCGCCAAGATGCGGGTGAGCCAGAAGATCCAGTCGCCCACCACGCCCATCACGCCCGTCGCGCCCACCTCGCCCACCTTCATCCCCGAGGTGCGCTTCGGCGAGGAAAATGTGATGGAAGGTAAGCTGCCTGGCGGGCGAGAGCGGcgccattttgttgttgttgttgttgttgttgtttttgtttttttttttcgtattatctttttgtttttgtttttcttgttatttgtttgtttttgttttgttttgttttcttattatttttatgttattatttagttattgtttgtttgttttatcggtgtcatgttattgattttgttttttgttgttatttaattatttagttattgtttttttgtgttatcgctgtcattttgttgttttttgttattggttttatgttattagttattattgttttttttttcttttattatagctAGTATTTGTTTCTTGATTAATTTTGGTttatatttttggttttattgaATCGTCGTTTCCGTTAATAAtacttattttgttgttgttgttgttgctgatattattttttgttataattattattgttgttattgttattgttgttgttcctctttttctattgtttttatcattgttattattactattactattatcattttttactgttattatttttctatcgttattattgttgttattgttattaatgttcgttattgctattttgttattgttttttatcattgttagtattactttgactattattattttttgctgtttttttttctaccgttatggttagtattattaatattcatattaattttgTCAGTGtgactgttattgttagtatattTTTAGAATCATTCATCTTTGCTTTTGAtatttattgctgatattattgttattattgttattattattattattattattattattattattattattactattattattattattattactattactaatattatctttatcattgttgttattaccactgCAATTATTGATGTTCTTGACTATGCCCGTGTGCTTAAGTTCACCATAACATCGTCTGGTCagctaactttcttttttttatgtcagttGAGTGTGTCTTCTTGCTAATTAGCGTTTGTAATGACTTTTCCTAATGAGCGTTTAATAGTGGTTGTCTCTTTGCGTTGGCTTCGCAGCGTtactattctttccttttttcatgttttctctgttttgttttatggCCACGGtcctattctttcctcttgtTTGTCCACGGtcctattctttcctcttgtTTGTCCACGGtcctattctttcctcttgtTTGTCCACAGtcctattctttcctcttgtTTGTCCACGGtcctattctttcctcttgtTTGTCCACGGtcctattctttcctcttgtgtgtttttcttgtaatatatgattacgtatatatatatattaaaaattagttgatggaaatggataaagaaatagatgttCTTGTCGACTCCGGTTCAAATGTTGGAATAAGAGAGCGAGAACAGAAGCCAAAGAAGAACTTAACTTTAAAAGAAACCTGAATGGAACGAGGACATTCACAGAAAACGTGAACTTGACGAGAACAAAAATGAAcaggaaaggaggcgaaggaacATGAGGTCAGCAATAAAAGATAATTGgataaataatgagaatgaaaaaatgatgataaatagataaagcaataataattaattgaacaagaacaacagcaacagagaCACGTGAACAAGCACAAACGAAATTTAGATATGAACAACAAATATAACACGAACTGAACAAAAAACAACGAGAAAcctgaaaaagaacaacaaagctgttaaatgaacaaaaacaagaaaaccatgaaccaagcaagaagaagaagaagaagaagaagaaggagaagaagaacacgcACTGAGCAAGAACACCTGGCGCTTGAACAGGCGCGCGTGGCGGGTTGGGGAACAGTGAACAGTGAACACGTGTGCGGGCGATCCGGGACTTTCACctcagaaatgaaaatgaatggaacATAAGCTGGCGActtttttccgctttttttttttatctttctgtgtctctttgtatctcttttgcttgttattttttttcctcgttctctctttctctttctcgttcctctctttctctttttcattctcgtttctcgctctttctcgtttctctctctttctcgtctctcgtctctctctctctctctctctctctctctctctctctctctctctctctctctctctctctctctctctctgtctctctctctctctctctctctctctctctctctctctttctctctctctctctctctctctctctctctcactttcactttttcgattctctttctctttctctctttcatttctccctcttcactctctctctctctctctctctctctctctctctctctctctctctctctctctctctctctctctctctctctctctctctctctctctctctccgccttgagtgtgtatgtttccttttctgttctcaAGTTTACAAAGCTAcactcccatcacccccacccccccacccccgtgtcccccaactccctccctctcccgcatcGCCAACCacaactcttccccccccccccccctggattctcccactccccctcttccccgctgCCACATcatcttccatcccccccccctggattctcccactccccctcttccccgctgCCACATcatcttccatcccccccccccctccacccagctACGTTCAACTCCCCCACCGCCATCCcagctcactccctctccccctagcccccccctccccaccaattccctctcccccgctacccccaacaccctctccctcctccaccatcactccagctccctccttctccccaatctccgccccaactccctctcctttctccctctccgccaacccaactccctccatctccctccccctcccaccctctccctccccctccgccacccctgccacccctgctccctccctctccctcccctgctccctcaccctccctctccctccccctcccaccctctccctccgccacccttccctccctccctccgccacccctccctccctccctccctccgccacccctgctccctccccttccctccctcccccctccctccccctccctctatgtctgtacacacaaacaaatcccgATTTCTGGTAGAGATgtcagttgtttttttttctttttttctcttttttttaaatacttgttCGCCATAtggcttcgtcttcgtttttctccctttctctaatgTGCGTCGGAATGTGCtcttctgtacacacacatacacgtacacatacagatgcacatgTGAACAAATTGGTGCACATTGACTGGCACACTCATACGCGCACTTACACGTTCACATACATTCACtggcgcaaacacacacgcacaatacacacacacgcacaggcacgcgcgcacacacacacacacacacacacacacacacacacacacacacacacacacacacacacacacacacacacacacacacacacacacacacacacacacacgcacgcacgcacgcaacagacagacagactcaaacagaaggagaaagaaagagggagagaaagagagagagggagaaagaaagagaaagaaagaaaaagaaagagaggaaaaaagaaagaaagagagaaagaaagaaagaaagaaagaaagagaggaagaaagaaaaagaaagaaaaagagaaagaaagagaaagaaaaagaaagagggagagagagagagagagaagctattgACTCCAACCTACATGCACCGACGTGACTGAAGTGTGTTACTTGAGTCTTCTTTCGCTGTCTATTGCGTCGTTAGGCGATGGAGAGAAAATTATCTATTGATACGTAACTGCGCAttggttctcttcttcttcttcttcttctctttcgtatttctctTTCGTTGGTGTTATGTTATTTTGCTCTCTTTCGTTGGTGTTATGTTATTTTACTCTTTCGTTGGTGTTATGTTATTTTACTCTCTTTCGTTGGTGTTATGTTATTTTGCTCTCTTTCGTTGGTGTTATGTTATTTTACTCTCTTTCGTTGGTGTTATGTTATTTTGCTCTCTTTCGTTGGTGTTATGTTATTTTGCTCTCTTTCGTTGGTGTTATGTTATTTTGCTCTCTTTCGTTGGTGTTATGTTATTTTACTCTCTTTCGTTGGTGTTATGTTATTTTACTCTCTTTCGTGTTTCTCTTTCGTTGGTGTTATGTTATTTTACTCTTTCGTTGGTGTTATGTTTTTAACTCTCTTTCGTTGGTGTTATGTTATTTTGCTCTCTTTCGTTGGTGTTATGTTATTTTACTCTCTCGTGTTTCTCTTTCGTTGGTGTTATGTTATTTTACTCTTTCGTTGGTGTTATGTTTTTAACTCTCTTTCGTTGGTGTTATGTTATTTTACTCTCTTTCGTGTTTCTCTTTCGTTGGTGTTATGTTATTTTACTCTCTTTCGTTGGTGTTATGTTATTTTACTCTCTTTCGTTGGTGTTATGTTATTTTACTCTCTTTCGTTGGTGTTATGTTATTTTGCTCTCTTTCGTTGGTGTTATGTTATTTTACTCTCTTTCGTTGGTGTTATGTTATTTTACTCTCTTTCGTTGGTGTTATGTTATTTTACTCTCTTTCGTTGGTGTTATGTTATTTTACTCTCTTTCGTGTTTCTCTTTCGTTGGTGTTATGTTATTTTACTCTCTTTCGTTGGTGTTATGTTATTTTACTCTCTTTCGTTGGTGTTATGTTATTTTACTCTCtttcgtgtttctctttctttggtgttatgttattttactctcttttgcatttctctttcgtctgtattttgttattcattttattttcctttttttccctttttctaaagtatgggggtgggagagagaggcatgAAGAACGAAATGGAAGAACGAGTTGCATaaaatgggaggaaagaaagaggaagaaagaaaaagagagaatcagagagggacacacacgcacacacacacacacacacacacacgcacacgcacacgcacacgcacacgcacacgcacacgcacacgcacacgcacacacacacgcacacacacacacacacacacacacacacacacacacacacacacacacacacacacacacacacacacacacacacacacacacacacacacacacacacacccacgcacacgcacagacagagacagagacagagacgagcaaaagagagggagagagagggagagagagggagagagagggagagagagggagagagagagagagagagagagagagagagagagagagagagagagagagagagagagagagagagagagagagagagagagagagagagagaaagagacatagacaaacagagacacacagagagagaaacgaggaaaagagagagagagaacgagacaacgAGTGCCTGTTCCTCGGCTGGTCCTTGAACCGCTCCTCGGCAAGTACCTCCCTCCAAcatgaaaacaaagagaggaagaagcaaacagaaagaggaataagagaaaatacaggaaaaaaatgtCTCTGTGAAACGCTTGCTTACTCTACCGAAAGAACGAGAAACAAGTAAGAGGATAATTGAACGAAAGGcaaaaacgaacaaagaaatgGCATAAAGATAGCCTGAGAGACAAGGaacaagtaaaataaacaaactcaACGAAgatagaagcaaacaaacaaggcGAGCAAACTTACAAAGGAACAAACAAAGCGAAAACAACCTCCAAACAAGGACAGAAGCaaacaaaacgagaaacaaataaacaaacaaaaacaatccgtCAAACActattccaccccccaccccccaccactcacccccccctccgaaatataaacaaaagaccaaaacaaaacaaaaacagaagtcaGAAGCAACCAAAACAAGGACAAGAAGCGCAACACACTCCAACGAACCGCCAATTACGAGCCAGTTAAGACCATGAACGCAGAGACATGCGCGAGCGGGTATCCCAAAGCGGGTCAGCTGTGgcgccgttgccatggtaaccgcCAAGTGCGTCCCTGTTAGGCTTGAAAGGGTTGAGAGGCTGTGgctgggaggggtggagggtagagggttggggaggggttgggaggggagggtggtgggtagaggggtggggagggaatggcGGGTACGGCGGTGGGGGTGAAgcggtggaggggatggagggtagagggtagggagggaagggcaggtagagcggagggggaggaatgagaggggaaggtggtggaggggaggttgaagggagggggagggagcgtttgggagggtagggtgaaggagggaggagttagaggggaagggggagggcgatgggggtggagggtagggaggggaggagggagagggagggcattgAATGATGCTagaaaggatagggggaagaggagggggtggagggtatgttgaggaggggaagggcgtgtGGGGGAGAAAGCAGAGGCTGCTAGGAAGTgtagagtgaaagggggaggaggtgagggagggtgttaggtagggtagggcgaagggggaggggggaagggtagggatgaggagggatggtGTTAGGATTGGTAgcatgagggatgagggagggggagaagggagggtaaggcgagtgagagaggaggttgaagggaaaagggagttagaagggtgtaagggagagaggaagggttagtGGATactagggagggtaggggggaaacaAAAGGGAGATTATGGGTGTCAGGGAGattagggagaagagaaaggggagattaaGTGTGCCAGGGAGATTAGGATGCGATAATGAATGGTTAGTCATagctaagggaggggagggagaagggagagatgggcagAAGGTGTCGAGTTAGggtgagagagtaaggggagacaCAGAATGCCAGGGaaattagggagggaaggggggggaggggagggggaagatgccaAGTTGGGGTAAGAATTAGAAAAGGAATACAGGGTGccaggaaggtggggggggggggataaaagggtGCCAAGGCGGggcatggagaggaggggaggggagagggggaaaggggaggggggaggggagaggggtgaaaggggggaggggtcgtgtACCTCCCTTTGGGCGCAGATGACAAGGAGCAGGTctggtgactttttttttcttctttctttctttttttttcttttctttttttttcttttctttctaattttctttcctgcttttttttctattttttcttttcgttctttttttttgtctttttttagaatattttttttttatcattatataagtattcgattatttatatatctgtttgcttgtttgtgtgtttggttggttaCTTCTGTTATTACTTGATTTgtttatcaatggtaataatgattaggtAAATTTATTTTTCAGGACGCATATGAtgcaatgtttgtgtgtgtgtgtgtgtgcgtgtgtgtgtgtgtgtgtgtgt encodes the following:
- the LOC138860166 gene encoding BICD family-like cargo adapter 1, whose translation is MMNGMDRPDSGNLESNVGACAHAHQLAKMRVSQKIQSPTTPITPVAPTSPTFIPEVRFGEENVMEDLQLAAELGKTLLERNRELESNIKQQNAVIEDQLQEIEVGICFVFVFCFVFVKKSLVSM